A genomic stretch from Bradyrhizobium sp. 195 includes:
- a CDS encoding TIR domain-containing protein, translating to MADKISFDPRILDFLRASHGRSQEAIIVEFLQTAIAISPAADAGSVLIDHPKMERLVLFNEDDFLFDKELLDPQARARFPPTLGYRGTIAGNCFRTGTPTVFSRAQGGEFYGDSPIQNMVCFPIKLGKGREPFGVACFHNNIQEKVFSSEDMRVLEAYTDILALALHTPHPELQLDRNVFIVHGRDERSRQKLESILRDNRVNPKVLLREDKNAATILSALEELIRTCKAGFILATPDDVGRLGKANDELTARARENVIFEMGLLFAKFRAFDRVAILLKKPLKLPSDLHGVTYEEFDQIEDIEATIVRKLSNWKLLN from the coding sequence ATGGCCGACAAAATCAGTTTTGATCCGAGAATACTGGATTTTCTTCGAGCCTCCCATGGCCGTTCGCAGGAGGCGATCATCGTCGAATTCCTGCAAACCGCAATCGCGATCAGCCCGGCTGCCGATGCGGGATCGGTCCTGATCGACCACCCCAAAATGGAGAGGCTGGTCCTCTTCAACGAGGACGACTTCCTGTTCGACAAGGAATTGCTGGATCCTCAAGCGCGGGCCCGCTTCCCACCGACGTTGGGCTACCGCGGCACCATCGCCGGCAATTGCTTCCGCACGGGCACGCCGACCGTCTTTTCACGCGCGCAAGGCGGCGAGTTCTACGGCGACAGCCCTATCCAGAACATGGTCTGCTTTCCGATCAAACTAGGAAAAGGCCGCGAACCGTTTGGTGTCGCTTGCTTCCATAACAATATCCAGGAAAAGGTGTTCTCCTCGGAGGATATGCGCGTTCTGGAAGCCTATACCGACATTCTTGCGCTGGCCCTGCATACGCCGCACCCGGAGCTTCAGCTCGATCGTAACGTCTTCATCGTGCATGGACGGGACGAAAGGAGCCGGCAGAAACTGGAATCGATCTTGCGCGACAACAGGGTCAATCCGAAGGTGCTGCTGCGAGAAGACAAGAATGCAGCGACGATCCTGTCGGCGCTGGAGGAACTGATCCGAACGTGCAAGGCAGGCTTCATCCTTGCCACGCCCGACGACGTGGGACGCTTGGGAAAAGCCAACGATGAACTCACGGCGCGCGCGCGCGAGAATGTCATCTTCGAGATGGGGCTACTCTTCGCCAAATTCCGCGCGTTCGACCGAGTGGCCATCCTGCTGAAGAAACCACTGAAGCTGCCATCGGATCTCCACGGGGTCACCTATGAGGAGTTCGATCAGATCGAAGACATCGAAGCCACGATCGTACGCAAGCTAAGCAACTGGAAATTGCTGAATTGA
- a CDS encoding queuosine precursor transporter, with amino-acid sequence MDARTSYFLFLLTLHSSLLITSTVAGSKLFALPFGLDASATVFSYLLTFIIVDTIAELFGREYSRRVINLGLLSMALSAVYFEFAAYLPPAPGWHHQQDFETVVSSSVRIWIGGWIAYMVSQHFDLSFFLRLRRTAFGKRSVVLSAWLSLMLAQLLDTVIFVSIAFYGTGVVMPTIIGQYLIKLLFSTIAAPLVKLSISMGRDWIEARSGKLAEKD; translated from the coding sequence ATGGACGCCAGGACCAGCTATTTCCTCTTTCTGCTCACACTCCATTCGTCGCTGCTGATCACCAGCACGGTCGCCGGCTCGAAACTGTTCGCGCTGCCTTTTGGCCTGGACGCCAGTGCGACGGTCTTCAGCTATCTGCTGACATTCATCATTGTCGACACGATCGCTGAGCTGTTCGGCAGGGAGTATTCCAGGCGGGTGATCAATCTGGGCTTGCTCAGCATGGCCTTGTCTGCCGTCTATTTCGAGTTTGCCGCCTATCTCCCGCCAGCTCCAGGCTGGCACCACCAGCAGGATTTCGAAACGGTCGTCAGCTCGTCCGTTCGAATCTGGATCGGAGGCTGGATCGCCTACATGGTGAGCCAGCACTTCGACCTGTCGTTCTTTCTCCGGTTGCGCCGGACGGCATTCGGCAAGAGGTCCGTGGTGCTGTCGGCATGGCTCAGCCTGATGTTGGCTCAGCTGCTGGACACCGTCATATTTGTGTCGATCGCATTCTACGGTACCGGCGTCGTCATGCCGACAATCATTGGCCAGTATCTGATCAAGCTGCTCTTCTCCACAATTGCCGCGCCTCTGGTGAAGTTGAGCATCTCGATGGGACGAGACTGGATCGAAGCGCGAAGCGGAAAGCTGGCCGAGAAGGACTGA